From Meiothermus sp., a single genomic window includes:
- a CDS encoding ABC transporter permease: MTLRRRLSDALYVRPLLLLSLLLIPPLLWLGIIYLGSLFNLMLYSFYSLNDFTGQVEYRFSLSAFQQLFSSPANVDIVVRTTLMALVVTLACIAIGFPLAYYIAFYTKGNAKTFWYLMVLLPLWSSYLIKVYAWRLILAGEGVISWFFNLLGLGWLLQGILSIPVVGGPSLSNSYLGMFLVFTYIWLPYMILPIIAALERVPKSLIQASSDLGARPGQTFRKIIWPLVIPGVAAGSIFTFSLTLGDYIIPQVVGQPGFFIGQMVYVQQGTAGNLPLAAAFSVVPIVIIAIYLLVVRRLGAFNAL, translated from the coding sequence ATGACCCTGCGTCGCCGCCTTTCAGACGCGCTGTATGTGCGTCCGTTGCTGCTGTTGTCGTTGTTGCTGATACCGCCCTTGCTGTGGCTGGGCATCATCTATTTGGGATCGCTCTTCAACCTGATGCTCTACAGCTTCTACTCCCTCAACGACTTTACCGGCCAGGTGGAGTATCGCTTCTCACTCTCGGCTTTTCAGCAGCTCTTTAGCTCTCCGGCCAACGTGGATATCGTGGTGCGTACTACCCTGATGGCCCTGGTGGTCACGCTCGCCTGCATCGCCATTGGCTTCCCGCTTGCCTATTACATCGCCTTTTATACCAAAGGCAATGCCAAAACCTTCTGGTATCTGATGGTGCTGCTACCCCTGTGGTCCAGCTACCTGATCAAGGTCTATGCCTGGCGCTTAATTTTGGCAGGCGAAGGGGTGATTAGCTGGTTTTTCAATCTTCTGGGGCTGGGCTGGCTTTTGCAGGGCATCCTGAGCATACCCGTGGTTGGCGGCCCCAGCCTCTCCAACAGCTATCTGGGTATGTTTCTGGTTTTTACCTACATCTGGCTTCCCTACATGATTTTGCCGATTATCGCGGCTTTGGAGCGGGTTCCGAAGTCGCTCATCCAGGCCTCGTCGGATCTAGGCGCCAGGCCAGGCCAGACTTTTCGCAAGATCATCTGGCCCCTGGTGATTCCGGGGGTAGCAGCAGGTTCCATTTTTACCTTTTCGCTAACCCTGGGCGACTACATCATCCCCCAGGTGGTGGGCCAGCCAGGGTTTTTTATAGGGCAGATGGTCTACGTGCAGCAGGGCACCGCAGGCAACCTGCCGCTGGCAGCGGCGTTCTCGGTGGTGCCGATAGTGATTATCGCTATTTACCTGCTCGTGGTACGGCGACTGGGAGCGTTCAATGCGCTGTGA
- a CDS encoding ABC transporter ATP-binding protein, with protein sequence MPKDSKIQSVPAAVVFREVSCYFGPVKAVDKVDLEILPGEFFSMLGPSGSGKTTCLRLIGGFEQPTSGQIVLFGQDASRLPPYARDVNTVFQDYALFPHMNVRDNVAYALMVRGVPRPERHRRAEEMLELVKLSGLGDRRPGQLSGGQRQRVALARALINRPKLLLLDEPLGALDLKLREEMQIELKALQRQLGITFIYVTHDQGEALSMSDRVAVFNHGRIEQLDTPKQLYEYPQTEFVARFVGSANVLEGRLLGLEGGRYALRPERIAIQPGTQRGHNRLSGTLLDIHYLGAQTRYEVQVGEERLTAVTPSEEQGLQIGSAVTLSWESGSLRLLREAV encoded by the coding sequence ATGCCAAAAGATTCCAAAATCCAGTCCGTACCGGCTGCCGTGGTGTTCCGCGAGGTGTCCTGCTATTTTGGCCCGGTGAAAGCCGTAGACAAGGTGGACTTGGAAATCCTCCCCGGCGAGTTCTTCTCCATGTTAGGGCCTTCGGGTTCGGGTAAGACCACCTGCTTACGCCTGATTGGTGGGTTTGAGCAACCGACCTCGGGACAGATTGTGCTGTTCGGGCAGGATGCTTCAAGGCTGCCGCCTTATGCCCGCGATGTAAACACGGTGTTCCAGGACTACGCGCTCTTTCCCCACATGAATGTGCGCGACAATGTAGCGTATGCGCTCATGGTGCGGGGCGTACCCCGGCCAGAGCGCCACCGGCGGGCCGAGGAGATGCTGGAACTGGTCAAGCTCTCGGGTCTGGGGGATCGGCGGCCTGGGCAGCTTTCGGGGGGCCAGCGGCAGCGGGTGGCCCTGGCCCGTGCCCTCATCAACCGGCCCAAGTTACTGTTGCTGGACGAGCCCTTGGGTGCCCTGGACTTGAAGCTGCGCGAGGAGATGCAGATCGAGCTAAAAGCCCTGCAACGCCAGCTCGGCATCACCTTTATCTACGTGACCCACGACCAGGGCGAGGCCCTTTCCATGTCCGACCGGGTGGCGGTGTTCAATCATGGCCGTATAGAGCAGCTCGACACCCCCAAGCAGCTTTACGAGTACCCCCAGACCGAATTTGTGGCTCGCTTTGTGGGCAGCGCCAATGTCCTCGAGGGCCGCCTACTGGGGTTGGAAGGAGGCCGGTATGCCCTGCGACCCGAGCGTATCGCCATCCAGCCGGGGACTCAGAGGGGTCACAACCGTTTGAGCGGCACCCTGCTGGATATTCACTACCTGGGAGCCCAGACCCGCTACGAAGTTCAGGTAGGGGAAGAACGCCTTACGGCGGTCACGCCGTCCGAAGAGCAGGGCTTGCAGATTGGCAGCGCCGTTACCCTGAGCTGGGAAAGCGGTTCGCTACGGCTTTTGCGGGAGGCAGTATGA
- a CDS encoding ABC transporter substrate-binding protein, with amino-acid sequence MKTRWLVAGVGLAVMAGLALAQLPASRAKQSLGPNEGQLNILAWPGYVENGSTDKSADWVSGFEKETGCKVTVKVFGSSDEAVRLMNQGGYDLVTASGDATQRLIAGNVVAPINWNLIPNTRNLDRRLLNSPWYVVNGVRYGVPYQFGVNVLAYNTNVFKTPPDSWKVVFEEMILPDGKSNKGRIQAYYGPIYVADAALYLMRTRPELGIKDPYELNERQYQEVLKLLRQQRGLLQRYWNDANAQVQDFTNEGVVASTTWIFQVNTLKANKRPIDWVVPKEGATGWADTTMLAANSKNSNCAYRWLNWQLTNKVQADIAGWFGSNPVVPAACNTPGSLLPADGCKNQGFNDFDKIFFWRTPTAQCRTQNNQCVPYSRWVSDYIAIQGGR; translated from the coding sequence ATGAAAACACGATGGCTTGTAGCAGGGGTGGGTCTAGCGGTAATGGCCGGCCTGGCGCTGGCCCAGCTTCCGGCCAGCCGGGCCAAACAGTCGCTGGGGCCCAACGAGGGCCAGCTCAACATTCTGGCCTGGCCAGGGTATGTGGAAAACGGCTCCACCGACAAGAGTGCCGACTGGGTCTCGGGGTTTGAGAAAGAAACCGGCTGCAAGGTAACGGTCAAGGTCTTCGGTAGCTCCGACGAAGCCGTGCGCCTGATGAACCAGGGCGGCTACGATCTTGTGACGGCCTCGGGCGACGCCACCCAGCGCCTGATTGCCGGCAACGTGGTCGCCCCCATCAACTGGAACCTGATTCCCAACACCCGCAACCTGGATCGCCGTTTGCTCAACTCGCCCTGGTACGTGGTCAACGGGGTGCGCTACGGGGTGCCCTACCAGTTTGGCGTAAACGTGTTGGCCTACAACACCAACGTCTTCAAGACCCCCCCCGATAGCTGGAAGGTGGTTTTTGAGGAGATGATCCTCCCCGATGGCAAAAGTAACAAAGGCCGCATCCAGGCCTACTACGGGCCCATCTACGTAGCCGATGCCGCGCTGTACCTGATGCGTACCCGGCCCGAGCTCGGCATCAAAGACCCCTACGAACTCAACGAGCGGCAGTACCAGGAAGTACTCAAGCTACTGCGCCAGCAGCGCGGTCTGCTCCAGCGCTACTGGAACGACGCCAACGCCCAGGTGCAGGACTTCACCAACGAAGGGGTGGTGGCTTCTACTACCTGGATCTTCCAGGTCAACACCCTCAAGGCCAACAAACGCCCCATCGACTGGGTGGTGCCCAAGGAAGGAGCCACCGGCTGGGCTGATACCACCATGCTGGCGGCCAACTCCAAAAATTCCAACTGTGCCTACCGCTGGCTCAACTGGCAGCTCACCAACAAGGTACAAGCCGACATTGCCGGCTGGTTTGGCTCCAACCCGGTGGTGCCTGCAGCCTGTAACACCCCGGGCTCCTTGCTGCCGGCCGATGGCTGCAAAAACCAGGGCTTCAACGACTTCGACAAGATTTTCTTCTGGCGCACACCCACCGCCCAGTGCCGCACCCAAAACAACCAGTGTGTGCCCTATAGTCGCTGGGTGAGCGACTACATCGCCATTCAGGGAGGGCGCTGA